In a genomic window of Strix aluco isolate bStrAlu1 chromosome 3, bStrAlu1.hap1, whole genome shotgun sequence:
- the QRSL1 gene encoding glutamyl-tRNA(Gln) amidotransferase subunit A, mitochondrial — MLRASLREVSAALKEGRVAPTELCQRCLSLIKSTKFLNAYITVAEETALKQAEESEKRYRRGQPLGVLDGIPIAVKDNFNTAGIETTCASNMLKGYISPYNATVVQKLLDQGAVLLGKTNLDEFAMGSGSTDGVFGPVRNPWSYSRQYKEKSVPKSHSEDKDSNWVITGGSSGGSAAAVSSFTCFAALGSDTGGSTRNPAAHCGVVGLKPTYGLISRHGLIPLVNSMDVPGILTRCVDDAAIVLGSLAGHDPKDSTTIQDNFKPFELSNLTDVSKLSIGIPKEYHAPGLSSEILALWSKAADLFKNAGAKVIEVSLPHTRYSIVCYHVLCTAEVASNMARFDGLEYGHRSDMNKSTESMYAATRREGFNDVVRGRILSGNYFMLKQNYENYFIKAQKVRRLIANDFVKVFGSGVDILLTPTTLSDAVPYTEFIKEDNRTRSAQDDILTQAANMAGLPAINVPTALSERGLPVGLQFIGRSFQEKQLLTVAKWFEKQVKFPTIQLEEVKRHDHGVFQHQKSASFL; from the exons ATGCTGCGTGCCTCTCTCCGCGAG GTTTCGGCAGCGTTGAAGGAAGGACGTGTCGCTCCGACGGAGCTCTGCCAGAGGTGCCTTTCCCTCATCAAAAGCACCAAGTTTCTTAATGCTTACATTACTGTAGCGGAAGAAACCGCTTTGAAGCAGGCTGAAGAATCAGAGAAAAGATACAGAAGAG GTCAGCCGCTGGGTGTTTTAGATGGTATTCCTATTGCAGTAAAAGACAACTTTAATACAGCTGGCATTGAGACAACATGTGCATCAAACATGCTAAAAG GTTATATTTCCCCTTACAATGCTACAGTAGTTCAGAAATTACTGGATCAGGGAGCTGTGCTTTTAGGAAAAACAAACCTAGATGAATTTGCAATGGG ATCTGGGAGTACGGATGGGGTATTTGGACCAGTCAGAAACCCCTGGAGTTACTCAAGACAGTACAAGGAAAAATCTGTCCCAAAATCCCATTCTGAGGACAAAGACTCGAACTGGGTAATAACAGGAGGGAGCTCAGGAGGCAGTGCGGCTGCTGTGTCATCTTTCACATGTTTTGC AGCTTTAGGGTCAGACACAGGAGGATCAACCCGAAACCCTGCTGCTCACTGTGGTGTAGTAGGTTTAAAGCCAACATATGGACTGATCTCTCGCCATGGTCTCATTCCTCTAGTGAACTCCATGGATGTGCCAGGAATCCTAACCAGATGTGTGGATGATGCTGCAATTGTGTTAG GTTCACTTGCTGGACATGATCCTAAAGACTCTACCACAATTCAGGACAACTTTAAGCCATTTGAACTATCCAATTTGACTGATGTCAGCAAGCTCTCAATAGGAATTCCAAAG GAATATCATGCACCAGGGCTTTCTAGTGAAATTCTGGCTCTCTGGTCAAAGGCTGCTGACCTCTTTAAGAATGCAGGTGCTAAAGTAATTGAAGTGAGTCTACCACACACTCGTTACTCAATTGTCTGCTATCATGTACTGTGCACAGCAGAAGTGGCATCAAATATGGCCAGATTTGATGGACTGGAATATG GACACCGTTCTGACATGAACAAGTCCACAGAAAGTATGTATGCTGCAACACGACGAGAAGGCTTTAATGATGTTGTAAGAGGAAGAATTCTATCAGGAAACTATTTCATGTTGAAACA GAACTATGAGAATTACTTTATCAAGGCACAGAAAGTCAGACGTCTCATTGCCAATGACTTTGTGAAGGTTTTTGGGAGTGGTGTTGATATTTTACTCACTCCTACCACTCTGAGTGATGCAGTACCATATACGGAATTCATCAAAGAAGACAACAGAACCCGCAGTGCACAAGATGACATCCTAACACAGGCTGCAAACATGGCTG gactGCCAGCCATAAATGTTCCTACAGCTCTTTCAGAGAGAGGCTTGCCAGTTGGGCTTCAGTTCATTGGACGTTCATTCCAGGAGAAGCAGCTTCTCACTGTAGCCAAATGGtttgaaaaacaagtaaaattcCCAACGATCCAGCTAGAAGAAGTGAAAAGGCATGACCATGGTGTCTTTCAGCATCAGAAATCTGCTTCTTTTTTGTAA